From Desmodus rotundus isolate HL8 chromosome 10, HLdesRot8A.1, whole genome shotgun sequence, one genomic window encodes:
- the LOC128779350 gene encoding serine/threonine-protein kinase MARK2-like — translation MSKEFLAAFGKKKDRTGDYIFLKSIGRGSFAEVKLARHWLTGTKVAFKTISRRGLTAEFEEMKSLKTLHHPNIIALFEVITTPDKHILFIEHAGRGDLCDHLQECGRITEPQARPMFRQISALHYCHHKGIVHRDLKPENILLDEHLNIKVADFGFSRDFSNYKLTTFCGTLPYMAPEILERRVYDGPKADVWSLGVILYCMVTGEHLFVGDTAGEVIKQIHNKELHLPDFTSVEIQELLHRMLTVDPSQRPTLDALMKDSWVNMGEDEEMRPYSEPPWGDIDPQVAQIMRDMGFKKQEIQDSLTHNKYDRIMGTYLILKTKTTKMQGSTIKVRPCPSSEPSTSTSCSQEVEPSIPSSSPASSLDSSSSTSLGGKEASKRDPPPRVEVRKSAPPPSLDSSSSSSTSIPGETVPAPPPSLQSSSSLSTSIPGETVPAPPPSLQSSSSTSTSIPGETVPAPPPSLQSSSSLSTSIPGETVPAPPPSLQSSTSSYSPAVEARTSTPLPGPQSGTATPSPALQCGPEGSPTTHSSSSSRSFQVSELGGGTPGSPSGHRHRRQGIARRVLKFFLKCICCRPSTKKRVTPV, via the coding sequence ATGTCCAAGGAGTTTTTGGCCGCCTTTGGCAAGAAGAAGGACCGTACCGGTGATTACATATTCCTGAAATCGATTGGCAGGGGGTCCTTTGCCGAGGTCAAACTGGCCCGGCACTGGCTCACTGGGACCAAGGTGGCCTTCAAAACTATTAGCCGGCGGGGCTTGACTGCAGAGTTTGAGGAGATGAAATCGCTCAAGACCTTACACCACCCGAATATTATAGCATTGTTTGAAGTGATCACCACCCCAGACAAACATATTCTTTTCATAGAACATGCGGGCAGAGGCGACCTGTGCGATCACCTGCAGGAGTGCGGCCGGATAACTGAACCCCAAGCCCGACCCATGTTCAGACAAATCTCCGCCCTCCACTATTGCCATCACAAAGGCATCGTACACCGTGACCTCAAGCCTGAGAACATCCTTCTAGATGAGCACCTGAATATCAAAGTGGCGGACTTCGGGTTCAGCAGGGACTTTTCCAATTACAAGCTGACAACATTTTGTGGCACCCTCCCCTACATGGCCCCGGAGATTCTAGAGCGCCGAGTGTACGATGGCCCCAAGGCGGACGTCTGGAGTCTGGGGGTCATCCTCTACTGCATGGTGACGGGGGAGCACCTGTTTGTGGGGGACACTGCTGGGGAAGTGATAAAACAAATCCACAATAAAGAGCTGCATCTACCAGACTTCACCTCAGTGGAAATTCAGGAACTCTTGCACAGAATGCTAACTGTTGACCCCAGCCAGAGACCCACCCTAGATGCCCTCATGAAAGACTCGTGGGTGAATATGGGTGAGGACGAGGAGATGAGGCCCTACAGTGAGCCTCCCTGGGGGGACATTGACCCCCAGGTAGCCCAAATTATGAGGGACATGGGTTTCAAAAAGCAGGAAATACAGGACTCTTTAACACACAATAAATATGATAGGATCATGGGAACCTACCTGATCCTCAAGACAAAGACCACCAAGATGCAGGGCTCCACCATAAAGgtaaggccctgcccctcctctgagcCCAGCACCAGCACTTCCTGCAGCCAAGAGGTGGAGccctccattccctcctccagccctgcatCCAGCCTGGACTCAAGCTCTAGCACTTCCCTAGGTGGCAAGGAAGCCAGCAAGAGAGATCCCCCACCCAGAGTGGAAGTGAGGAAGTCcgcccccccacccagcctggacTCCAGCTCCTCCTCGTCCACCTCCATCCCAGGAGAGACGGTGCCTGCTCCCCCACCCAGTCTGCAATCAAGCTCCTCCTTGTCCACCTCCATCCCAGGAGAGACGGTGcctgctcccccacccagcctgcaaTCCAGCTCCTCCACGTCCACCTCCATCCCAGGAGAGACTGTGcctgctcccccacccagcctgcaaTCCAGCTCCTCCTTGTCCACCTCCATCCCAGGAGAGACAGTGcctgctcccccacccagcctgcaaTCCAGTACCTCATCTTACTCTCCAGCCGTGGAAGCAAGGACCTCCACCCCCCTACCCGGCCCACAGTCTGGAACTgccactcccagcccagccctccagtGTGGTCCTGAgggctcccccaccacccacagcagcagcagcagcaggtcctTCCAAGTTTCAGAGCTGGGTGGTGGGACCCCAGGCTCTCCCTCTGGCCACCGCCATCGCCGGCAGGGCATTGCTCGCAGGGTCctcaagttctttttaaaatgtatttgctgTAGGCCGTCCACTAAGAAAAGAGTTACTCCGGTGTAA